A region from the Bos indicus x Bos taurus breed Angus x Brahman F1 hybrid chromosome 9, Bos_hybrid_MaternalHap_v2.0, whole genome shotgun sequence genome encodes:
- the ZNF292 gene encoding zinc finger protein 292 isoform X3, which produces MICNLESEGDEKSALVLCTAFLSRQLQQGDMYCAWELTLFWSKLQQRVEPSIQVYLERCRQLSLLTKTVYHIFFLIKVINSETEGAGLATCIELCVKALRLESTENTEVKISICKTISCLLPDDLEVKRACQLSEFLIEPTVDAYYAVEMLYNQPDQKYDEENLPIPNSLRCELLLVLKTQWPFDPEFWDWKTLKRQCLALMGEEASIVSSIDELNDSEVYEKVADYQEDSKDTSVNGGIGANSGLRDICDEKQKKREIKQLRERGFISARFRNWQAYMQYCVLCDKEFLGHRIVRHAQKHYKDGIYSCPICAKNFNSKETFVPHVTLHVKQSSKERLAAMKPLRRLGRPPKITATNENQKTNAVAKQEQRPIKKNSLYSTDFIVFNDNDGSDDETDDKDKSYEPEVIPVQKPVPVNEFNCPVTFCKKGFKYFKNLIAHVKGHKDNEDAKRFLEMQSKKVICQYCRRHFVSVTHLNDHLQMHCGSKPYICIQMKCKAGFNSYAELLTHRKEHQVFRAKCMFPKCGRIFSEAYLLYDHEAQHYNTYTCKFTGCGKVYRSQSELEKHLEDHNTPEKVLPPEDQLNSARDSVQPSRVNQSAEGNAEKERSMLPSENSVENTIPADRSGAWDKSKAESPVTKQDQISASELGQADGPLPNGLGNAAPTPLLQASEVAVSIKVSLNQGIEENFGKQENSTVENTGESLVTNLHVPVENACNDLCHTDFQERKEQECFNETQITQNSLVASEALKIDGMTTQNLERQVSNLMTFSVQNQAGFQNSLPTPKFECGGNVKTSSSLYNLPLKTLESITFVPPQPNLSNSLGTPSVPPKAPVQKFSCQVEGCTRTYNSSQSIGKHMKTAHPDQYAAFKMQRKSKRGQKANNLNTPNNGKFVYFLPSQVSSSNNAFFTPQTKASGTPACSAQLQHVSSSIFPAHLASVSAPLLPSVESVMNPSIPSQDKNEQGGGLLCSQMETLSSTTLPAQMEDLTKTVLPLNIDSGSDPFLPLPAESSSVSLSPSPADSGTNSVFSQLENNTSHFSSQIEGNTNSSFLKGGNGENAVFPSQVSVADDFSGAGAQQPGPEKVKKDRGRGPNGKERKPKHNKRAKWPAIIRDGKFICSRCYRAFTNPRSLGGHLSKRSYCKPLDGAEIAQELLQNNGQPSLLASMILSTNAVNLQQPQQSAFSAEACFKDPSFLQLLAAENRSSTFLPNTFPRTAVTSFNSSVSQEGSEIIKQALETAGIPSTFEGADVLSHVPTGCVSDTAQVNTTVMPNPPVPTLLQTVCHPGPLLTDQNGTPNPKTSSIEECRSLPVFPTNDLLLKTVENGLCSSSFPNSSGPSQNFTGSSSRVSVISGPQNTRSSHLNKKGNSASKRRKKVTPPLIAPNTPQNLVTSDLTAMGLIAKSIEIPTTNLHSTVIPNCEPQGLVENLTQKLNNVDNQLFMTDVKENFKTSLESHTVLAPLTLKTENGDSQMMALNSCTPSINSDLQISEDNVIQNFEKTLEIIKSAMNSQILEVKNGSQGIGETSQNAQINYNIQLPSVNTVQNNKLSESSQFSSFIGIMPTKSNIPQSEVLHKEDQIQEILEGLQKLKLENDLSTPAPQCVLINTSVTLTPTPVKSIPNVTVQPISEIISNIQFNDRVNKPFVCQNQGCNYSAMTKDALFKHYGKIHQYTPEMILEIKKNQLKFAPFKCVVPTCTKTFTRNSNLRAHCQLVHHFTTEEMVKLKIKRPYGRKSQSENSSAPRITQVKRQLALTEENKREFQPALELGAMKENTLSNIAVIPEKQLLEKKSPEKTESSSQVIAITSEQCNTNPLTNVQTKGRKVRRHKKEKEERKRKKPVSQSPEFPTRYSPYRPYRCVHQGCFAAFTIQQNLILHYQAVHKSDLPAFSAEVEEESEAGKESEEIETKQTVKEFRCQVSDCSRIFQAITGLIQHYMKLHEMSPEEIESMTASVDVGKFPCDQSECKSSFTTYLNYVVHLEADHGIGARGSKTEEDGIYKCDCEGCDRIYATRSNLLRHIFNKHNDKHKAHLIRPRRLTPGQENISSKANQEKTKSKHRGTKYRSGREGIKMPKTKRKKKNNLENKTAKIVQIEENKPYSLKRGKHVYSIKARNDALSECTSRFVTQYPCMIKGCTSVVTSESNIIRHYKCHKLSKAFTSQHRNLLIVFKRCCSSQLKEASEQEVEKSGVKDSDTSVSESNDNARTAVVPQKEVVKNEKDEVDELTELFITKLINEDNTSVETQPQTSSNVSNDFKENNPCQSEKPKASNLKRVNKEKNVSQNKKRKVEKAEPAPAVELSSIHKEEETAVAIQTTEEHPASFDWSSFKPMGFEVSFLKFLEESAVKQKKNTDKDHPNSGSKKGSHSNSRKNVDKTAVTSGNHTCSCKESETFVQFANPTQLQCSDSVKIVLDKTLKDCTELVLKQLQEMKPTVSLKKLEVRSNDPDVSVTKDISMGKATGRGQY; this is translated from the exons ATGATCTGTAACTTAGAATCTGAGGGTGATGAAAAAAGTGCTCTTGTCTTATGTACTGCATTTTTATCACGTCAGCTTCAACAGGGAGATATGTACTGTGCTTG ggaaCTCACTCTCTTTTGGAGTAAATTACAGCAGAGAGTAGAACCTTCTATTCAAGTGTACCTAGAAAGGTGTCGTCAACTTTCTTTGTTAACCAAGAcagtatatcacattttcttcctGATTAAAGTTATTAATTCAGAG ACCGAAGGAGCTGGACTTGCCACTTGTATAGAGCTGTGTGTAAAAGCTCTTCGCCTGGAATCTACAGAAAACACTGAAGTGAAAATATCTATCTGCAAGACCATTTCATGCTTGTTGCCTGATGATCTGGAAGTTAAACGTGCTTGTCAACTGAGTGAATTTCTTATTGAGCCTACAGTAGATGCATATTATGCTGTGGAAATGTTGTATAACCAGCCAGACCAGAAATATGATGAAGAGAATCTTCCAATACCAAATTCTCTACGCTGTGAGCTCTTACTTGTATTGAAAACTCAGTGGCCCTTTGATCCAGAATTCTGGGATTGGAAAACTTTAAAACGACAGTGTCTTGCATTAATGGGAGAAGAAGCATCCATTGTGTCTTCAATAGATGAATTAAATGACAGTGAGGTTTATGAGAAGGTAGCAGACTACCAGGAAGATAGTAAAGACACTTCTGTGAATGGTGGAATTGGTGCTAATTCTGGCCTTAGAGACATTTGTgatgaaaagcagaaaaagagagagataaaacagTTAAGAGAGAGGGGATTTATATCAGCTCGGTTCAGGAATTGGCAAGCCTACATGCAGTATTGTGTGCTGTGTGACAAAGAGTTCCTTGGTCATCGAATAGTACGACATGCTCAAAAGCATTACAAAGATGGGATTTACAGTTGCCCCATATGTGCAAAGAACTTTAATTCTAAAGAAACTTTTGTCCCTCACGTCACGTTGCATGTTAAACAATCAAGTAAAGAGAGACTGGCAGCTATGAAACCATTAAGAAGGTTGGGAAGGCCTCCTAAGATCACAGCTACCAACGAGAATCAGAAGACAAATGCTGTGGCCAAGCAGGAGCAGCGGCCAATCAAGAAGAACAGTCTCTATTCCACAGACTTCATAGTGTTTAATGAcaatgatggctcagatgatgaaactgatgaCAAAGACAAATCTTACGAGCCAGAGGTGATCCCAGTCCAGAAACCAGTACCTGTTAATGAGTTCAATTGCCCTGTCACTTTTTGTAAAAAGGGctttaagtactttaaaaatttaattgctCACGTAAAGGGACATAAGGATAATGAAGATGCCAAGCGCTTTcttgaaatgcaaagcaaaaaagTTATTTGCCAGTACTGTAGGCGGCATTTTGTAAGTGTTACTCATCTCAATGATCACTTACAAATGCACTGTGGCAGTAAACCATACATCTGTATACAAATGAAGTGTAAGGCTGGTTTTAACAGCTATGCGGAGCTCTTAACCCACCGAAAGGAACATCAAGTCTTTAGAGCAAAGTGCATGTTTCCTAAATGTGGTCGAATTTTTTCAGAAGCTTATTTACTGTATGACCATGAAGCACAGCATTATAATACCTACACGTGTAAGTTCACAGGTTGTGGTAAAGTTTACCGTTCTCAGAGTGAGCTTGAAAAGCATCTGGAAGATCACAATACGCCTGAAAAAGTGCTGCCTCCTGAAGACCAACTTAATTCAGCCAGAGATTCTGTTCAGCCTTCCAGAGTGAATCAGAGTGCAGAAGGGAATGCTGAGAAAGAAAGATCCATGCTTCCTTCAGAAAATAGTGTTGAAAACACCATCCCAGCTGATAGAAGTGGTGCTTGGGATAAAAGCAAGGCAGAATCACCTGTGACCAAGCAAGACCAGATTTCTGCTTCGGAGCTTGGGCAGGCTGATGGACCACTGCCAAATGGTTTGGGAAACGCTGCTCCCACTCCTCTGCTTCAGGCCAGTGAAGTAGCCGTGTCCATTAAGGTGTCCCTCAATCAGGGGATCGAGGAGAACTTTGGAAAGCAAGAAAACTCAACTGTGGAAAACACTGGTGAATCACTGGTCACAAACTTACATGTACCAGTTGAAAATGCTTGTAATGATTTGTGTCACACGGATTTccaagagagaaaggaacaggAGTGTTTTAATGAAACCCAGATTACTCAGAATTCTTTAGTGGCCTCAGAAGCCCTCAAGATAGACGGCATGACCACACAAAACTTAGAAAGACAAGTGAGCAACCTGATGACCTTTTCTGTGCAAAACCAGGCAGGGTTTCAGAACAGTTTACCAACTCCCAAGTTTGAATGTGGAGGTAATGTTAAAACGTCATCTAGTCTTTATAATTTACCTCTGAAGACGCTGGAAAGTATCACATTTGTTCCACCACAGCCCAACCTCAGTAATTCCTTAGGAACTCCATCAGTGCCTCCAAAAGCGCCAGTTCAGAAATTCAGTTGCCAGGTTGAGGGATGTACTCGAACCTACAACTCTTCACAGAGTATTGGGAAACACATGAAGACAGCACACCCCGACCAGTACGCAGCATTCAAAATGCAGCGCAAAAGCAAAAGGGGCCAGAAAGCTAACAATTTAAATACACCAAATAATggaaaatttgtttattttttgccatCACAGGTGAGCAGCTCTAATAATGCATTTTTTACACCACAGACCAAAGCCAGTGGGACTCCTGCCTGTTCTGCTCAGTTGCAGCATGTCTCATCTTCCATTTTCCCAGCTCATCTAGCAAGTGTGTCAGCTCCACTGTTGCCCTCGGTGGAAAGTGTCATGAATCCAAGTATACCTTCTCAGGATAAAAACGAACAAGGTGGTGGTCTGTTATGTTCCCAGATGGAGACTTTATCTAGCACCACCTTGCCAGCACAAATGGAAGACCTAACCAAAACGGTTTTGCCTTTGAATATCGACAGCGGCTCAGATCCTTTCCTTCCGTTACCTGCAGAAAGcagctctgtctctctctccccatcaccAGCAGACAGTGGGACTAACTCTGTTTTCTCCCAACTGGAAAATAATACAAGTCATTTTTCTTCACAGATCGAAGGAAATACCAATTCCTCCTTTCTAAAGGGAGGGAATGGTGAGAACGCAGTTTTTCCTTCACAAGTCAGTGTTGCAGATGACTTCAGTGGCGCTGGTGCCCAACAGCCTGGaccagaaaaagtgaaaaaagaccgCGGGCGGGgcccaaatgggaaggaaagaaaacccaAGCACAACAAAAGGGCTAAATGGCCGGCAATCATCAGAGATGGGAAATTTATCTGTAGCAGGTGTTACAGGGCTTTCACTAACCCCAGATCTCTGGGTGGACACTTGTCTAAGCGATCTTACTGTAAACCACTGGATGGAGCAGAAATTGCTCAAGAACTTCTACAGAATAATGGGCAGCCTTCTCTTCTTGCCAGCATGATTCTCTCCACAAATGCCGTGAACCTGCAGCAGCCACAACAGTCTGCATTCAGTGCAGAAGCATGTTTTAAAGATCCATCATTCCTGCAACTTCTTGCTGCCGAAAACCGCTCCTCAACATTTTTACCAAATACATTTCCTCGGACTGCTGTGACTAGCTTTAATTCAAGTGTTAGTCAAGAGGGGAGTGAAATCATCAAACAGGCTTTGGAAACTGCTGGCATTCCCAGTACATTTGAGGGTGCCGATGTGCTCTCTCACGTCCCCACAGGTTGTGTCTCCGACACAGCACAAGTAAACACAACAGTGATGCCAAATCCACCTGTGCCAACCCTGCTGCAGACAGTGTgccacccaggccccctgctgaCAGACCAGAATGGGACACCAAACCCCAAAACTTCCTCCATTGAGGAATGCAGAAGTTTGCCTGTTTTTCCAACAAACGACTTACTACTAAAGACTGTTGAAAATGGTTTGTGTTCTAGTTCATTCCCTAATTCTAGCGGGCCATCACAAAATTTTACTGGTAGCAGTTCTCGTGTTTCAGTTATAAGTGGTCCTCAGAACACAAGGTCTAGTCATTTAAATAAGAAGGGAAACAGTGCTtctaagagaagaaagaaagttaCTCCTCCACTAATTGCCCCTAATACTCCCCAAAACTTGGTAACGAGTGACTTAACAGCAATGGGACTTATAGCAAAGAGTATTGAGATACCAACTACTAACCTTCATTCCACTGTAATTCCCAATTGTGAACCTCAGGGTTTGGTGGAAAATctaacacaaaaattaaataatgttgaCAATCAGTTGTTTATGACTGATGtgaaagaaaacttcaaaacCAGTCTTGAGTCCCATACAGTGTTAGCTCCTTTaacattaaaaactgaaaatggtgATTCCCAAATGATGGCTTTGAATTCATGCACACCTTCAATAAATTCTGACTTGCAGATCTCTGAAGACAATGTCATACAAAActttgaaaagactcttgaaattaTTAAAAGTGCTATGAATTCTCAGATACTTGAGGTAAAAAATGGATCTCAGGGTATTGGTGAAACATCACAGAATGCTCAAATAAATTATAACATTCAGCTTCCTTCAGTAAACACTGTACAAAATAACAAGTTATCTGAATCGTCTCAGTTTTCCTCCTTCATAGGTATCATGCCAACAAAAAGTAACATTCCTCAGTCTGAAGTATTACATAAGGAGGATCAAATACAGGAGATTTTAGAAGgcttacagaaattaaaattagaaaatgaccTGTCCACTCCAGCACCCCAGTGTGTACTGATAAATACATCAGTGACACTGACTCCCACTCCTGTGAAATCAATTCCAAATGTCACAGTTCAGCCGATTTCTGAAATTATAAGCAACATTCAGTTTAATGACAGAGTTAATAAACCCTTTGTGTGTCAAAACCAAGGCTGTAATTACAGTGCTATGACAAAAGATGCACTGTTTAAGCACTACGGTAAAATTCATCAGTACACTCCAGAGATGAttcttgaaattaaaaagaatcagTTGAAATTTGCTCCATTTAAATGTGTAGTACCTACATGTACGAAGACATTTACAAGAAATTCTAATCTTCGGGCACACTGTCAGTTGGTACATCATTTTACAACAGAAGAAATggtcaaattaaaaataaaaagaccttaTGGAAGAAAGTCTCAGAGTGAAAATTCATCAGCCCCACGAATTACACAAGTGAAAAGACAGCTAGCTCtgacagaggaaaataaaagggaattCCAGCCTGCTTTAGAATTGGgagcaatgaaagaaaataccCTCAGTAATATAGCGGTgatcccagaaaaacaacttctagaaaaaaaaagtcctgaaaaaacagaaagttcTTCTCAAGTGATTGCAATTACTTCAGAACAATGTAATACAAATCCTCTCACAAATGTGCAAACCAAAGGACGGAAAGTTaggagacataaaaaagaaaaggaggagaggaaaCGCAAGAAGCCAGTTTCTCAGTCTCCTGAGTTTCCCACAAGATACAGTCCCTACAGACCTTATCGCTGTGTTCATCAGGGTTGCTTTGCCGCTTTCACAATACAGCAGAACTTAATTCTGCATTACCAGGCTGTGCACAAATCAGATCTACCTGCATTTTCTGCAGAggttgaagaggagagtgaagctgGTAAAGAGAGTGAAGAAATTGAAACGAAGCAAACTGTGAAAGAATTTCGATGTCAGGTGAGTGACTGTTCTCGAATTTTCCAAGCAATTACTGGCCTAATACAACACTACATGAAGCTTCACGAGATGTCGCCTGAAGAAATTGAAAGTATGACCGCTTCTGTGGATGTTGGGAAATTTCCATGTGATCAGTCAGAGTGTAAATCTTCATTTACCACATATTTAAACTATGTTGTTCATCTTGAGGCAGACCATGGAATTGGGGCCAGGGGAAGTAAAACTGAAGAAGATGGCATATACAAGTGTGACTGTGAAGGCTGTGACCGAATATATGCAACCCGGTCTAATCTCCTCCGACACATTTTTAATAAGCATAATGACAAACATAAAGCTCATCTCATTCGGCCACGAAGATTAACACCTGGTCAGGAAAATATATCAAGCAAAGCAAACCAAGAAAAGACTAAGTCTAAACACCGGGGGACAAAATACAGATCTGGAAGGGAAGGAATCAAAATGCCTAAGACCAaacgaaagaaaaaaaataatttggaaaacaaGACTGCAAAGATTGTGCAGATTGAAGAAAATAAGCCTTACTCTCTGAAACGTGGAAAGCATGTATATTCTATAAAGGCTAGAAATGATGCCTTGTCTGAGTGTACGAGCAGATTTGTCACCCAGTATCCATGTATGATAAAGGGGTGTACGTCGGTTGTTACAAGTGAAAGCAATATAATCAGACATTATAAATGCCATAAATTATCTAAGGCATTTACATCACAACACCGCAATCTCCTCATTGTCTTCAAACGGTGTTGCAGCTCACAATTAAAGGAAGCTTCTGAGCAAGAGGTTGAAAAGAGTGGTGTGAAGGATTCTGACACAAGTGTATCAGAGAGCAATGATAATGCAAGAACAGCTGTAGTTCCACAGAAGGAAgttgtaaaaaatgaaaaagatgaagtGGATGAACTAACAGAATTATTTATTACCAAATTAATAAATGAAGACAACACAAGTGTGGAGACCCAGCCTCAGACCTCTTCAAATGTAAGTAatgattttaaggaaaataacCCCTGCCAGTCAGAAAAACCAAAAGCAAGTAATTTGAAGAgagttaataaagaaaaaaatgtctcccaaaataaaaagagaaaagttgaaAAAGCCGAACCAGCACCAGCAGTTGAATTAAGTAGTATACATAAGGAAGAAGAAACTGCTGTTGCAATTCAAACCACTGAGGAGCACCCTGCGTCTTTTGACTGGAGCTCATTTAAACCAATGGGATTTGAGGTATCATTTCTCAAATTCCTGGAGGAGTCTGcagtgaaacagaagaaaaataccgACAAAGATCATCCCAATAGTGGGAGTAAAAAAGGATCCCATTCAAATTCAAGAAAAAATGTCGACAAGACTGCTGTGACTAGTGGAAATCATACATGTTCTtgtaaagaaagtgaaactttTGTACAGTTTGCCAATCCAACACAGCTTCAGTGCAGTGATAGTGTAAAAATTGTTTTAGACAAGACTCTGAAAGATTGCACTGAGCTTGTCTTAAAGCAGCTTCAGGAAATGAAACCTACCGTCAGTCTGAAAAAACTTGAAGTACGTTCAAATGATCCAGATGTGTCTGTTACGAAAGACATCAGTATGGGCAAAGCCACAGGGAGAGGGCAGTACTGA